One region of Pagrus major chromosome 5, Pma_NU_1.0 genomic DNA includes:
- the aldh3b4 gene encoding aldehyde dehydrogenase family 3 member B1, with protein sequence MSSPPSPSPARWFKALRRTRLGEPCLKTYPLECVDLLKRARVAFQAGRTLKEGFRLAQLEAAVRMLEEHECDFVDALGRDLHKPRFETVVSELILVKNEALHAVNNLKKWMQPQHVERNLSTSLDECLVVSEPLGVVLIVGTWCSPVQMCLVPLVGAIAAGNCAIISPSECTAHTAELLHRLIPFYLDNECFHVILAGTNDLPEVVELKFDHVFFAGNGEEGSRIAQAAARTLTPVTLILGGKNPCYVDQQCDIATTAQRVAWARFHNAGQSLAAPGYILCHTDVKARLVQALKCCLVQFYGSDPRESRSYGRMVNLELFNRTRDMLWRSGKVAVGGQVIEAEKYIAPTILTEVAEQDPIMQQDVFGPVLPVLTVNNVDEAIAYINKQEKPLCVYAYSSNSKVISRLMTETSSGSFCSNDSVVQSLMVALPFGGVGASGMGSYHGCRSFDTFSHRKSCLLRSTRFECVTYLRYPPYEDRNLSLMTWASALSQKSQGWCQIL encoded by the exons ATGAGCAGCCCGCCGAGCCCGTCTCCAGCCCGATGGTTCAAGGCGCTGCGGAG GACCAGGCTGGGGGAGCCGTGTCTGAAGACGTACCCTCTGGAGTGCGTGGATCTGCTGAAAAGGGCCAGAGTCGCCTTTCAGGCCGGACGCACGCTGAAGGAGGGCTTCAGACTGGCTCAGCTGGAGGCTGCGGTGCGGATGCTGGAGGAGCACGAGTGTGACTTTGTGGATGCTCTCGGAAGGGATCTTCATAAG CCACGCTTTGAGACAGTTGTGTCAGAACTGATTCTGGTCAAGAACGAGGCGCTTCATGCCGTCAACAACCTCAAGAAGTGGATGCAGCCACAGCACGTGGAAAGAAACCTG TCCACCTCGCTGGACGAGTGTCTGGTGGTCAGTGAGCCGCTGGGGGTGGTGTTGATCGTGGGGACCTGGTGTAGTCCCGTCCAAATGTGTCTGGTGCCGCTGGTAGGGGCCATCGCTGCAG GAAACTGCGCAATAATCAGCCCCTCTGAGTGCACCGCTCACACAGCAGAACTTCTCCACCGCCTCATCCCGTTCTACTTGGACAAT GAATGCTTCCATGTGATTCTTGCAGGCACGAATGACTTGCCAGAAGTTGTGGAACTTAAATTTGACCATGTCTTCTTTGCAG GGAACGGAGAGGAGGGGAGCAGAATTGCTCAGGCTGCAGCTCGCACACTCACACCTGTCACCTTGATTTTGGGCGGCAAGAACCCGTGTTACGTGGATCAACAGTGTGACATTGCCACCACCGCACAGCGTGTCGCCTGGGCACGTTTTCACAATGCTGGACAGAGCTTGGCGGCTCCCGGCTACATCCTGTGCCACACGGATGTCAAGGCACGGCTGGTGCAGGCCCTCAAGTGCTGCCTGGTGCAGTTCTACGGTTCTGATCCCAGAGAGTCCCGCAGCTATGGCCGCATGGTCAATCTAGAGCTCTTCAACCGTACCAGAGACATGCTGTGGAGATCTGGAAAGGTGGCTGTGGGTGGACAAGTGATAGAAGCAGAGAAATACATCG ccCCAACGATTTTGACAGAGGTAGCAGAGCAAGATCCCATCATGCAACAGGATGTTTTTGGTCCAGTTCTTCCTGTTCTGACAGTAAACAATGTGGATGAGGCCATTGCCTATATTAATAAGCAAGAGAAGCCcctctgtgtgtatgcatattCCAGCAACAGCAAG GTCATCTCAAGACTAATGACTGAGACCTCTAGTGGAAGCTTTTGCTCCAATGACAGCGTCGTACAGAGTCTGATGGTGGCTCTGCCCTTCGGTGGAGTTG GTGCCAGTGGAATGGGTTCCTACCACGGCTGCCGCAGCTTCGACACCTTCTCTCACAGGAAATCATGCCTGCTGAGAAGCACACGGTTTGAGTGTGTAACCTATCTGCGCTATCCGCCCTATGAGGATCGCAATCTGTCTCTAATGACATGGGCCAGCGCCCTGTCCCAGAAGAGCCAGGGCTGGTGCCAGATCCTGTGA
- the mmab gene encoding corrinoid adenosyltransferase MMAB produces MASFIIKPAHLRCVLRTGRLINEHRTRNTLCSVRSYATEGDNRTPKIYTKTGDKGFSSTFTGERRPKEDHIFEALGNTDELSSAIGLAREFCVDKGHTFTDQLDKIQCILQDVGSNIATPRSSARESHTKRTKFTATPIADLEIWIDKFTAELPPLTSFILPSGGKSSAALHLARTVCRRAERSVAPIVRSGEADPDVAKFLNRLSDYLFTLARYAAMKEGSEEKIYKRPE; encoded by the exons ATGGCATCGTTTATTATCAAACCTGCTCACCTGCGCTGTGTTTTAAGGACAGGCAGGCTCATAAACGAGCACCGAACAAGGAACACATTGTGTTCAGTCAGAAG TTATGCCACTGAAGGAGACAACAGGACCCCCAAAATATACACCAAAACTGGAGACAAAG GTTTCTCGAGCACATTTACAGGAGAAAGGAGGCCGAAGGAAGATCATATTTTTGAAGCCTTGGGAAATACAGACGAGCTGTCATCAGCTATAGG CTTGGCCAGAGAGTTTTGCGTCGACAAaggacacacattcacagatcAGCTGGACAAG ATACAGTGCATTTTACAAGACGTGGGCTCCAATATTGCCACCCCTCGATCATCTGCGAGAGAAAGTCACACAA aGAGAACAAAATTTACTGCCACGCCGATCGCAGACCTGGAAATCTGGATTGATAAATTTACAGCAGAACTCCCTCCACTGACCAGCTTCATTTTACCT TCTGGAGGGAAGAGCAGCGCAGCGCTGCACTTAGCTCGGACTGTGTGTCGGAGAGCAGAGCGCAG TGTTGCTCCAATTGTGCGGTCAGGGGAGGCAGATCCAGATGTTGCAAAGTTTTTGAACAG ATTGAGCGACTACCTGTTCACCCTGGCAAGATATGCGGCCATGAAAGAAGGCAGCGAGGAGAAAATCTACAAAAGACCAGAATGA